The sequence ATGCGCGGAGAGTTGGTGGAACCGGCAAAGCCTATTGTATTTTACATTGATCCGGCTACGCCAAAAGTCTGGGTACCCTACCTGATCCAGGGGGTTAACGACTGGCAGGTAGCTTTTGAAAGAGCGGGTTTTAAAAATGCCATCATAGCTAAAGAAGTACCGGCTGATGATACTGCCTGGAGTATGGATGATGCACGATATAGTGTAATCGTATATAAACCATCATTACTGGCAAATGCACAGGGGCCTACCGTCAATGATTATCGTAGTGGTGAAATCATTGAATCGCATGTAGGCTGGTATCATAACGTGATGACATTGTTACATAGCTGGTATATGATCCAGGCCGGTGCCAATGATCCGAGAGGACGCCATCAGCAATTTAGCAATGAGCTCATGGGGCAATTGATCCGCTTTGTTTCTTCCCATGAAATCGGTCATACCCTTGGTCTTAAGCATAATTTTGGTTCGTCATCAATTGTGCCGGTAGATAGTCTTCGTAACAAAAAATGGGTGGAGACACATGGTCATACTCCATCCATTATGGACTACGCACGCTTTAATTATGTAGCACAACCAGAAGATAGTATTTCTGATAAAGGTATATTCCCCCGGGTAGGCGATTACGATAAATGGGCAATTGAATGGGGATATAGGGCGTTTCCGCAGGTGGCGGATGCACGGGCAGAAGCAAAGATATTGTTCCAGATGACAACGGACAGTCTGCGTAACAATAAACGGTTGTATTATGGAGAACAGGCAATATTTGGGTTGATTGATTCCAGGTGTCAGAATGAGGACCTGAGTGAGGACGTGATGAAGGCCAATGATTATGGAATAAGAAACCTGAAACGGGTGATCACACAACTGCGTGATTGGACAAGTATGCCAGACGATAAATTTGGCAAAATATCCGGCAACGGCCTGCGTAGGGAGTACTCGGCTTTATTATCACAATTTGCTCAATACCAGACTCATGTCATCAATACAATTGGACTTGGATTTTATGAAAATGTGACGGCGACAGACACTACGCCTGTTTTTAGATTAATCCCTAAAGCAAAACAACAGGCCGCAGTTGCCTTTTTAAACACACAGATCCTGGCCACCGAACCGGAATGGCTCACACCTGATTATATTATAGACATGGTCTGGCCACCGGATGTAGGGGTACTCACACAGGCTGTAGCTAATGATGTATTACACCAACTGCTGGTACCTCAGAAACTGATAAATCTGGATAATGCAGAGGCCATGTATGGAGAGAAAACTTATACCCTGCATGATTTCTTAGCAGATATGAATAAGGGTATATGGAACGACCTGTCTGGTGCGCAAGCCGTAAGTAGTTATCACCGTTTCCTGCAGCAGAATTATATCAGCGCTATGCTGACGATGATAAAGGATGTGAAAAATGGCGCTGTTTCAGCCACCATTAGAGGGCACATTCAGGGAATAGAAGGGAAGATCCGAAGAATATTACCTATGGTTAGAGATGAGGAAACCATTTACCATTATAACGACATTTTGTTGCAAATGGAAGCCTTTAAAAACCCCGCTTCCTTAGCATTGGGAATTAATAAGAGGTGAATATAGTAAAATGCGCAAAGCGCGCAGGATTCTTTTTATTAAAGCGGTAGGTAAAAGCAGGGAATTAATTACCCGTCCAGTCATGGTCTTTCTTCCGTCTGGTATTGGTCTTTCTGCAGGTTGGTGGAGAATATAGTTTTAAATAATTCTATAAAAGAAAAAAGCAGGCTCTAATTATGAAGAGCCTGCTTTTTATTACTACAGATAACGAAATTAAAATCGAATATTCGCCTCTTTTAAAGGATTGGCCTGTTTGTCTGAATGGAAATTGGCGCCAATAATAGTTTGCCCAGCGTGCCTATCTACCTTCTTAAGAGTCATAAAATCATAAGTAGGCCTTAATAACATTTCTAAAGATTTTAACTATGATCGAATTAAGCTAGCTAAACAGATTTTTGACGAGGAAAGTAATGTTATTGGATTAGCTCAAATGGACTTACATACCGATGAGTCGCAAGGGACTAATAAATTTTATAATTACATAGGCGATCTATTTGCACTTTTCTCGGGTGGAGGGGTTTTTGTGTCTGACGAGATTGATGGAAATTTTCATCCTGCTTTGTTAAAGCATTTAATTAGTTTATTTCAAGATCCTAAAATTAATACAACAAACGCTCAAATAATTTTTACTAGTCATGATGTCAATATAATGGCACCTGAGTTTATGCGCAGGGATCAATTTTATTTTACAGAAAAAACTATTCAAGATAGTACGCGGCTTTATTCTTTAGGTGATTTGAAAGGGATTAGGAATAATGTTGACTTTGCAAGGCAATATTTAGCTGGTTTTTACGGTGCATTACCGCAGCTTAATAAATATATAGAATAATCATACACGCAATACGATGAGCGAAGTTTTACCTTGGGATTTACATGCTAATGATGAACGGACTTCTGACGGCCTAACTACATTTATTGTTTTTTGTGAAGATGGGGTCTGTGAACCCTTATATTTGAACTCATTGGCAGTCGGTGCAGCTGAGGTTAATTTTATTGATAATGCGCGTTTTGAGGTGAATTATAAATGGAAGAATAATGCCTGGGTGACAGATGATAGTGTTCGTTTGGCGAAATACTTTTAAATTTTATTGATAAAAATACTTTTTTATTAAAATAATTCTTAGTTTCGCGC is a genomic window of Chitinophaga sp. LS1 containing:
- a CDS encoding zinc-dependent metalloprotease, with product MLDKRIFPLLLMLIAFPIAGWAQGGIIGGAASMPAKEIVPFDKLITPDAKISHGVFNIYHIKEKYYLEIHDSLLNRQFHLVNRILQASAAVDKIKEGYAGDEMGSTPVVFLKGRDNKIYLSSSFSFDRSMDTTVNGMANVLNKNSISSFDFAFAICAYGRDNKSSIIDVTDLFSSNSPLLVGRLDSTPFQSDKSYIERIRSFPTNLEIQTIKTYGTGKGDSTATLRLNTSILLLPAIPMKERYFDQRVGYFTPFNYDYDKDPQQAKMVLKIDRWRLEPKPEDVEKYMRGELVEPAKPIVFYIDPATPKVWVPYLIQGVNDWQVAFERAGFKNAIIAKEVPADDTAWSMDDARYSVIVYKPSLLANAQGPTVNDYRSGEIIESHVGWYHNVMTLLHSWYMIQAGANDPRGRHQQFSNELMGQLIRFVSSHEIGHTLGLKHNFGSSSIVPVDSLRNKKWVETHGHTPSIMDYARFNYVAQPEDSISDKGIFPRVGDYDKWAIEWGYRAFPQVADARAEAKILFQMTTDSLRNNKRLYYGEQAIFGLIDSRCQNEDLSEDVMKANDYGIRNLKRVITQLRDWTSMPDDKFGKISGNGLRREYSALLSQFAQYQTHVINTIGLGFYENVTATDTTPVFRLIPKAKQQAAVAFLNTQILATEPEWLTPDYIIDMVWPPDVGVLTQAVANDVLHQLLVPQKLINLDNAEAMYGEKTYTLHDFLADMNKGIWNDLSGAQAVSSYHRFLQQNYISAMLTMIKDVKNGAVSATIRGHIQGIEGKIRRILPMVRDEETIYHYNDILLQMEAFKNPASLALGINKR
- a CDS encoding AAA family ATPase, giving the protein MDLHTDESQGTNKFYNYIGDLFALFSGGGVFVSDEIDGNFHPALLKHLISLFQDPKINTTNAQIIFTSHDVNIMAPEFMRRDQFYFTEKTIQDSTRLYSLGDLKGIRNNVDFARQYLAGFYGALPQLNKYIE